One Fulvia fulva chromosome 8, complete sequence DNA window includes the following coding sequences:
- a CDS encoding O-acetyltransferase PaAT-1, whose product MDLQYNKLNLSLPHIFWTLVDFLRPEILTRRKVASERRGSSTSWLDGLRGVAALTVCFMHLSVYVHPGMELCYNADLGFNKRNDHFVTLPFIRIPFTGGHYSVGLFFIVSGYVVPRRLIKLLHEGKKPEFIDAVNSAMFRRPGRLFLPVIWSTGILMASWHIFGIEMPWGSQQTNIVWETFNWFRDMMYFMFFFREKLLFSWYNFHSWTIPVELRGSMFIFVWLFTMHQVANRGRILLTVGMTYYLEILSPGAWYACFFAGMLLGEFDLLAEEGDPVDLPWNGLTRYFRKNKRATQIIAHIFLVCGMFLGGQPSADWQKPEEILGTCPGWITLSKLIPKAYTEITDMPTYRWFYIFWAAFLTVVAINNIPWAKWIFETAPAQYLGRHSYALYLVHGPLIGILSERLFFLTGVKSPTDLASFVRFGRLHNKWHDLPWWPLPDGGPSGLEPNFLFCAAISIPIFLYAAEIGTKTFDAPSVKVSSWMYKKVRSLS is encoded by the exons ATGGATCTCCAATACAACAAGCTCAACCTCTCCCTCCCACACATCTTCTGGACTCTTGTGGACTTCCTGCGTCCGGAGATTCTAACACGCCGCAAAGTCGCGAGCGAACGTCGTGGGAGTTCGACTTCATGGCTGGACGGGCTACGTGGCGTTGCCGCGCTCACGGTTTGCTTCATGCATTTGTCGGTCTACGTCCACCCCGGTATGGAACTTTGCTATAACGCGGACTTGGGATTTAATAAACGCAATGATCACTTTGTGACGCTGCCATTTATTCGCATTCCGTTTACGGGCGGACATTATTCTGTGGGACTGTTCTTCATCGTGAGCGGGTACGTCGTGCCAAGACGTTTGATCAAGCTCCTTCACGAGGGAAAGAAGCCGGAATTCATCGATGCAGTCAATTCAGCCATGTTTCGACGACCGGGACGATTGTTCTTGCCGGTGATCTGGAGTACGGGCATTCTGATGGCGAGCTGGCACATTTTTGGGATTGAAATGCCATGGGGCAGTCAGCAGACGAATATTGTGTGGGAGACATTCAACTGGTTTAGGGACATGATGTATTTCATGTTCTTCTTCAGGGAGAAGTTGCTGTTTTCGTGGTATAATTTCCACAGTTGGACGATTCCGGTGGAGTTGAGGGGGTCGATGTTCATTTTCGTGTGGCTGTTCACCATGCATCAGGTGGCGAATCGAGGGAGGATCTTGCTGACGGTGGGGATGACATACTATCTGGAAATTCTCTCGCCTGGAGCGTGGTATGCTTGCTTCTTTGCTGGTATGCTGCTAGGAGAATTCGACTTACTTGCGGAGGAGGGCGATCCGGTGGACCTGCCGTGGAATGGACTCACGCGGTACTTCAGGAAGAACAAGAGAGCTACACAGATAATAGCCCATATTTTCCTGGTTTGTGGTATGTTTCTGGGAGGGCAGCCATCTGCAGACTGGCAAAAGCCCGAAGAGATTCTGGGCACTTGCCCTGGATGGATAACGCTTTCGAAGTTGATTCCGAAGGCGTATACCGAGATCACGGACATGCCTACTTACAGGTGGTTCTACATCTTCTGGGCGGCCTTCTTAACGGTCGTGGCGATCAACAACATTCCGTGGGCCAAGTGGATCTTCGAGACAGCACCAGCGCAGT ACCTCGGCCGCCACTCCTACGCTCTATACCTGGTCCACGGGCCCCTGATCGGCATCCTGTCAGAGCGCCTGTTCTTCCTGACAGGCGTCAAGTCACCCACGGATCTCGCATCTTTTGTGCGGTTCGGTCGCCTACATAACAAGTGGCACGACTTACCCTGGTGGCCTTTACCTGACGGTGGACCTAGTGGTCTGGAGCCAAACTTCTTGTTTTGCGCGGCGATCAGCATACCGATCTTTCTGTACGCTGCAGAGATCGGAACGAAAACTTTCGACGCGCCGAGTGTGAAGGTATCGAGTTGGATGTATAAAAAGGTCAGGTCGTTGTCGTAA
- a CDS encoding Adaptin ear-binding coat-associated protein 2 encodes MTSTDPATGLPLPETAIQRVLFTSPTVHIYGIPPITSTKGFSASTWTTGGAQQIFTARLRILETSIEGRIKVDIVLEDPNTGDLFAAAPYTSPAVVQQANDSSRFFAVRVVGERGMKATLGIGFEERGEAFDFGIALTDARKVLGLEQNAAANAMRGTSTKVKEETEMKQDFSLKEGETISVQLPGKGRRQPPPATNNGNDSAALFSIAPPPPAGKVHHDEAPTATADGKSAQELGFDDGEFGEFQ; translated from the coding sequence ATGACCTCCACCGACCCCGCTACCGGCCTCCCCCTCCCCGAAACCGCAATCCAACGCGTCCTCTTCACGTCCCCCACTGTCCACATCTACGGCATCCCACCCATAACCAGCACCAAGGGCTTCTCCGCCTCAACCTGGACCACAGGCGGCGCTCAGCAGATCTTCACAGCCCGCTTACGAATACTCGAGACCTCGATAGAAGGGCGTATAAAAGTCGACATAGTGCTCGAGGATCCTAACACAGGAGACCTCTTCGCAGCAGCACCCTATACAAGTCCCGCAGTAGTGCAGCAAGCAAATGATTCGTCCCGCTTCTTCGCTGTAAGGGTGGTGGGAGAGAGAGGGATGAAGGCGACCTTGGGGATTGGGTTTGAAGAACGGGGTGAGGCGTTTGACTTTGGCATTGCGTTGACGGATGCGAGGAAGGTGTTGGGGCTGGAGCAGAATGCTGCGGCCAATGCTATGAGGGGGACATCAACGAAAGTGAAAGAGGAGACTGAGATGAAGCAGGACTTCAGTTTGAAGGAGGGTGAGACGATTAGCGTACAGCTTCCGGGGAAGGGGAGGAGGCAGCCTCCTCCTGCAACGAATAATGGGAATGACAGCGCTGCGCTGTTCTCGATTGCGCCGCCGCCTCCTGCTGGGAAGGTGCATCATGATGAAGCGCCGACGGCCACGGCTGACGGAAAGTCGGCGCAGGAGCTTGGCTTTGATGATGGAGAGTTTGGGGAGTTCCAGTGA
- a CDS encoding Deoxyhypusine hydroxylase, with the protein MSPSKIEVDDTVPQLRNVLTNESANLAARFRALFSLKHLAALEPATEQTVPAIEAIAAALTSPSALLKHELAYCLGQSGKEEAIPFLRAVIEDRQEDAMVRHEAAEAIGALGDQGSLALLRERMDDKSEVDVVKETCEIAIERIEWEHSSARKEEKLKQSDFVSIDPAPPMAQAADKPSIPELERTLLDTALPLFKRYRAMFALRDLASPPDLPTAVPAVHALAAGFKDPSALFRHEIAFVFGQLGHPASIPSLTECLSDTKEASMVRHEAAEALGSLGDEEGVDDTLKTFLNDPDQVVRDSIIVALDMAEFEKSGEAEYATVPVPAAA; encoded by the exons ATGTCTCCCTCCAAGATCGAAGTGGACGATACTGTGCCTCAACTACGAAATGTCCTTACTAACGAGTCCGCGAACTTAGCAGCGCGTTTCCGGGCCCTCTTTTCTCTCAAGCATCTCGCCGCACTCGAGCCAGCGACGGAACAGACGGTTCCTGCGATTGAAGCGATAGCTGCTGCGCTCACATCACCGTCTGCACTGTTGAAGCATGAGTTGGCATACTGCCTTGGCCAAAGTGGAAAGGAAGAGGCGATTCCATTCCTGAGGGCCGTCATCGAGGACAGGCAGGAGGATGCTATGGTGAGACACGAAGCGGCGGAGGCTATCGGTGCGCTAGGAGATCAAGGCAGCCTTGCACTGCTGAGAGAGAGGATGGATGACAAGAGCGAGGTCGACGTGGTGAAAGAGACTTGTGAGATCGCGATTGAGAGGATAGAATGGGAGCACTCGAGTGCGAGGAAAGAGGAGAAGTTGAAGCAGAG CGACTTCGTGTCCATCGATCCTGCCCCTCCCATGGCCCAAGCCGCGGACAAGCCATCGATCCCTGAGCTCGAAAGAACACTCCTCGACACTGCCCTTCCACTCTTCAAGCGGTATCGAGCCATGTTCGCACTGCGCGACTTGGCCTCACCACCTGATCTGCCCACCGCCGTACCTGCAGTCCATGCGCTTGCCGCTGGCTTCAAAGATCCATCTGCCCTGTTCCGCCATGAGATTGCGTTCGTCTTCGGGCAGCTCGGCCACCCTGCATCGATACCAAGCTTGACAGAGTGCCTTAGCGATACGAAGGAGGCGAGCATGGTTCGACATGAGGCTGCCGAAGCGCTTGGCAGTCTCGGAGATGAGGAGGGTGTCGATGATACCCTGAAAACGTTCTTGAATGATCCGGACCAGGTGGTAAGGGACAGCATTATCGTCGCGCTCGACATGGCCGAGTTCGAGAAGTCGGGCGAGGCCGAGTACGCCACAGTGCCAGTTCCAGCTGCTGCATAA
- a CDS encoding DNA-directed RNA polymerase I subunit RPA12: MAAIGSLVFCMDCGNLLESNTGRKAYISCDVCGAQNKDTSSKVVTSHSKPSAFPSALRTRLRSDVQEISEADRQTEVIIKHTCENCGNDEVKFYTMQLRSADEGSTVFYTCLKCNHKWNTNN, from the exons ATGGCTGCCATTGGCTCGCTAGTCTTTTGCATGGACTGTGGTAACCTCCTCGAGTCGAACACTGGACGCAAAGCGTATATCAGTTGCGATGTCTGTGGTGCTCAGAACAAAG ACACATCCTCAAAAGTCGTAACATCTCACTCCAAACCTTCAGCATTCCCTTCCGCCCTCCGGACACGCCTTCGCTCAGATGTACAGGAGATCTCAGAAGCCGACCGCCAAACCGAAGTCATCATCAAGCACACCTGTGAGAACTGTGGCAACGACGAAGTCAAGTTCTACACGATGCAACTACGATCTGCCGACGAAGGAAGCACTGTGTTTTATACATGTCTGAAGTGCAATCATAAGTGGAACACTAACAACTGA